Proteins from a single region of Candidatus Hydrogenedentota bacterium:
- a CDS encoding DNA-binding protein — protein sequence MEAPDRIALIDLPARVRERLGAGAPPRLAALGNRELLALPRTALLCSARCPGDPILAAFDEAMRLRESGRCVVSGFHSTVEQGCLEILLRGSQPIIVCPARAMESMRVPGPCRAAFDAGRLLYLSPFENTPTRPTKASAHSRNLLVAALADDAFIPHAAPGGGTEHIAGLLREWRVPGVQ from the coding sequence ATGGAAGCACCAGACCGCATAGCGCTGATCGACTTGCCCGCGCGCGTTCGGGAACGGCTGGGGGCGGGAGCCCCGCCCCGTCTCGCAGCCCTGGGCAATCGCGAACTCCTCGCGCTGCCTCGCACGGCCCTGCTGTGTTCCGCGCGGTGCCCGGGGGATCCGATCCTGGCGGCCTTCGACGAGGCGATGCGCCTGCGGGAGTCGGGCCGCTGTGTGGTCAGCGGTTTTCACTCGACGGTGGAACAGGGGTGTCTGGAGATCCTGCTGCGCGGGTCGCAACCGATCATCGTGTGCCCGGCGCGGGCGATGGAGTCCATGCGCGTTCCCGGCCCCTGCCGGGCGGCCTTCGACGCCGGTCGGCTGCTCTACCTGTCCCCCTTCGAGAACACGCCGACGCGCCCGACCAAGGCTTCGGCGCATAGCCGCAACCTGCTGGTGGCGGCCCTGGCGGACGACGCCTTCATCCCCCACGCGGCGCCCGGCGGCGGAACGGAGCACATCGCGGGGCTGTTGCGCGAATGGCGGGTGCCAGGCGTGCAATAA
- a CDS encoding DUF488 domain-containing protein has translation MNVYTIGFTKKSAQKFFDMLRKSGAQRVVDVRLNNVSQLAGFAKRDDLKFFLKEVCGIEYVHLPDLAPTKEMLDEYKKHKGDWATYEARFLDLMDRRHIEDRIPKDVVAGGCLLCSEDKPHHCHRRLVAEYLKRHWGDVDITHLG, from the coding sequence ATGAACGTATACACCATCGGATTTACCAAGAAATCGGCGCAGAAATTTTTCGACATGCTCCGGAAGTCGGGCGCGCAACGGGTGGTGGATGTACGCCTGAACAACGTGTCGCAGTTGGCGGGGTTTGCCAAACGGGACGATCTTAAGTTTTTTCTAAAGGAGGTGTGCGGGATAGAGTATGTACACCTGCCGGATCTGGCGCCGACGAAGGAGATGTTGGACGAATATAAGAAGCACAAGGGCGATTGGGCAACGTATGAGGCGCGATTTCTGGACTTGATGGACAGGCGGCACATCGAGGACCGGATCCCGAAGGACGTGGTCGCCGGGGGGTGCCTGCTGTGTAGCGAGGACAAACCGCATCACTGCCATCGACGGCTGGTGGCGGAATATCTCAAGCGACATTGGGGCGATGTGGACATCACGCATCTGGGGTAA
- a CDS encoding DUF488 domain-containing protein codes for MQANGYSVFTIGHSTHSAEKFLALLRLHDVGAVADVRSSPYSRHNPQFNREPLGRYLRANRIYYVFLGQELGARSDDPSCYEHGQVQYARLAQTALFQSGLDRVLEGAAQFRVALMCAEKEPLECHRTLLVAKALVARGQSVSHIHADGHLETHEAALERLLTLTGTPGEDMFRSREDLLAEAMARQERQIAYVAAPGKSPSAREETP; via the coding sequence ATGCAAGCAAATGGATACAGTGTGTTTACCATCGGCCACTCGACGCACAGCGCCGAGAAGTTCCTGGCATTGCTACGTTTGCACGATGTTGGAGCCGTGGCCGACGTGCGATCATCGCCATACAGCCGGCACAATCCGCAGTTCAACCGGGAGCCTTTGGGGCGCTATCTCCGAGCAAACAGGATCTACTACGTATTCCTTGGGCAAGAGCTCGGGGCGCGGTCCGACGACCCTTCGTGCTACGAGCATGGGCAGGTGCAATACGCGCGACTGGCCCAGACGGCCTTGTTCCAGAGCGGGCTGGACCGTGTGTTGGAGGGCGCGGCCCAGTTCCGTGTAGCGTTGATGTGCGCGGAAAAGGAGCCGCTGGAATGCCACCGGACGTTGCTGGTGGCGAAGGCGCTGGTGGCGCGCGGGCAGTCGGTGTCGCATATTCATGCGGACGGACACCTGGAGACGCACGAAGCGGCGCTGGAGCGGCTGCTGACACTGACCGGTACGCCGGGCGAGGACATGTTCCGGTCGCGCGAGGATCTTCTCGCCGAGGCGATGGCGCGGCAGGAGCGGCAGATTGCCTATGTGGCCGCGCCGGGAAAATCACCGTCCGCGCGGGAGGAGACTCCATGA
- a CDS encoding SAM-dependent methyltransferase, translating to MPIDRKAVLNRLKESDLDGLFIQELGWDHFKSTHTIELDGCAYDLHGIAEKRGMAVFHCPTDGGSVLPAYPMRVRIERQAAKIAHEHIIVFTGPAGSAQVWQWVKREPGKPAACREHHYHDGHSGEALFQKLEAIAFTLEEEESIALPDVTRRARKAFDVEKVTKKFFERFKKEHSAFLDFIGGITEQGDQAWYASVMLNRLMFVYFIQRKGFLDGDRDYLRNRLDAMRREKGKDKFYSFYRYFLLRLFHEGLGGKARPAELETLIGKIPYLNGGLFDVHELEKPERYGKAIQIPDEAFERIFDYFDQYQWHLDERPLRADNEINPDVLGYIFEKYINQKQMGAYYTKEDITEYIGKNTIIPYLFDAARAKCKVAFENPGGPTVLDLLRMDPDRYIYPAVRHGVDLPLPPEIEKGVNPPTLHQVVGEGPVLTLELRKGWNKAAPPEFALPTETWREVVARRQRYAEVKARLLAIGNAPSSDGDFGINDLITLNLDIRQFAQDVIENCQGPDLLRAFWHAIEKVTVLDPTCGSGAFLFAALNILEPLYEACLDRMEAMLRDEAAKADPDKQKTTPNGLPLLPRGKYEDFSRVLDHVAAHPNRRYFIFKSIILNNLYGVDLMEEAVEICKLRLFLKLAAQVEPDEKRPNGGIEPLPDVDFNIRAGNTLVGFASMDEIRRVLSDDLVKQLELPAIEEKAALADKQFQIFRKMQTEQGMDAKDYASAKQKLRERLKALEDELNRYLAIDYGVKPGRKGDYETWLKSHQPFHWFVDFYGIVQGRGGFDVIIGNPPYVELSKITEYIPRGYKTSVCGNIYCPMLERFLKLGNSRFRVGAIVPMSLSCTNRMSEMREVLQSELGNAWVSHFSGDANPSKLFEGVKFRLDILLGNAGAPFSLWSSDYLKWFSDARPTLFSRLTYAQAPKSLWHLGLFPKIGQQTSQVILKKILQRRPLEYFTAQGKTVIYVHRVITMFVKCFNFVPHFRNETDGVKKSDDYKPYQFNPEQRSMAVVAAINSSLFFFYFTAFGDCFHCGKEFVVNFPFDLDDAESSMGEELQKLSGDLMKDLKKNAIRKSATSARTGSVEYDEFWPSKSKFHLDQIDMVLARHYKLTETELDFIINCDFKFRMGRDA from the coding sequence ATGCCCATCGACCGAAAGGCCGTACTCAATCGACTCAAGGAATCCGACCTGGACGGCCTGTTTATTCAGGAACTCGGCTGGGACCACTTCAAGAGCACGCACACCATCGAGCTGGACGGGTGCGCCTACGATCTGCACGGGATCGCTGAAAAACGCGGCATGGCCGTATTCCATTGTCCCACAGACGGCGGCAGCGTCCTTCCCGCCTATCCAATGCGGGTCCGGATCGAGCGCCAGGCCGCGAAAATCGCCCACGAGCACATCATCGTCTTCACCGGCCCCGCCGGGTCCGCCCAGGTATGGCAATGGGTCAAGCGCGAGCCCGGCAAGCCCGCCGCCTGCCGGGAGCACCACTACCACGACGGGCATTCGGGCGAGGCCCTCTTCCAGAAACTGGAGGCCATCGCCTTCACGCTGGAAGAGGAGGAGTCCATCGCCCTGCCGGACGTCACCCGGCGCGCCCGCAAGGCTTTCGATGTCGAGAAGGTCACCAAGAAATTCTTCGAGCGCTTCAAGAAGGAGCACTCGGCCTTCCTCGATTTCATAGGCGGCATCACCGAGCAGGGCGACCAGGCGTGGTATGCCTCCGTCATGCTCAACCGCCTCATGTTCGTCTACTTCATCCAGCGCAAGGGATTCCTCGACGGCGACCGGGACTACCTCCGCAACCGGCTCGACGCCATGCGCCGGGAAAAGGGCAAAGACAAATTTTATTCCTTCTACCGCTATTTCCTGCTGCGCCTCTTCCACGAGGGCCTCGGCGGGAAAGCGCGCCCCGCGGAACTGGAAACGCTTATCGGCAAGATACCCTACCTCAACGGCGGCCTTTTCGACGTCCACGAGCTGGAAAAGCCGGAGCGCTACGGCAAAGCCATCCAAATACCCGACGAGGCCTTCGAGCGGATCTTCGACTATTTCGACCAATACCAGTGGCACCTGGACGAGCGCCCCCTCCGCGCCGACAACGAAATCAACCCCGATGTGCTGGGCTACATCTTTGAGAAGTACATCAACCAGAAGCAGATGGGCGCCTACTACACCAAGGAAGACATCACCGAATACATCGGCAAGAACACCATCATCCCCTACCTGTTCGATGCGGCGCGGGCGAAGTGCAAGGTTGCCTTCGAGAACCCCGGCGGCCCAACCGTCTTGGATCTGCTCCGAATGGACCCGGACCGGTATATTTATCCGGCGGTGCGCCATGGCGTCGATCTGCCCCTGCCGCCGGAGATCGAAAAAGGGGTCAATCCACCCACGCTCCACCAGGTCGTCGGCGAGGGGCCTGTGCTCACCCTGGAACTGCGCAAGGGCTGGAATAAGGCCGCGCCCCCCGAATTCGCCCTGCCCACCGAGACCTGGCGCGAGGTCGTCGCGCGCCGACAGCGCTATGCCGAGGTCAAAGCGCGCCTGCTGGCGATTGGAAACGCACCTTCTTCGGACGGTGATTTCGGTATCAACGACCTCATCACCCTGAACCTCGACATCCGCCAGTTCGCCCAGGACGTGATCGAGAATTGCCAGGGCCCCGATCTCCTCCGCGCCTTCTGGCACGCCATCGAGAAAGTCACCGTGCTCGATCCCACCTGCGGCTCCGGAGCCTTCCTCTTCGCCGCCCTCAATATCCTGGAGCCCCTCTACGAAGCCTGCCTGGATCGCATGGAGGCCATGCTGCGCGATGAGGCCGCGAAGGCGGACCCGGACAAACAAAAGACCACGCCCAACGGGCTCCCGCTCCTGCCCCGCGGGAAGTATGAGGACTTTTCCAGGGTGCTGGACCACGTCGCCGCCCACCCCAACCGGCGCTACTTCATCTTCAAGAGCATCATCCTCAACAACCTCTACGGCGTCGACCTCATGGAAGAGGCCGTCGAAATCTGCAAGCTCCGCCTCTTCCTCAAGCTCGCCGCCCAGGTCGAGCCTGACGAAAAACGACCCAATGGCGGCATCGAGCCCCTCCCCGACGTAGATTTCAACATCCGCGCGGGAAATACCCTCGTCGGTTTCGCCTCCATGGACGAAATCCGCCGCGTTCTAAGCGACGACCTGGTGAAACAACTCGAACTTCCCGCCATCGAGGAAAAGGCCGCCCTCGCCGACAAACAGTTCCAGATCTTCCGGAAAATGCAGACCGAACAGGGCATGGACGCCAAGGACTATGCCAGCGCGAAACAGAAACTTCGTGAGCGACTCAAGGCCCTGGAGGACGAACTCAACCGATACCTCGCCATTGACTACGGCGTGAAGCCGGGTCGCAAAGGCGACTATGAAACGTGGCTCAAGTCCCACCAGCCCTTTCACTGGTTTGTGGACTTCTATGGCATAGTCCAGGGGCGGGGCGGGTTTGACGTGATTATTGGGAATCCGCCGTATGTAGAACTTTCGAAGATTACCGAGTACATACCGCGTGGTTACAAGACCTCTGTATGTGGAAACATCTACTGTCCTATGCTGGAGAGATTTCTGAAGCTTGGGAACAGCCGCTTCAGGGTAGGCGCTATCGTTCCGATGAGTCTTTCCTGCACAAATCGCATGAGTGAAATGCGCGAAGTGCTTCAGTCAGAATTGGGCAATGCATGGGTCAGTCACTTTTCCGGTGACGCAAATCCATCAAAGCTATTTGAAGGCGTGAAGTTTCGATTGGACATCTTACTCGGGAATGCAGGGGCGCCATTCTCACTTTGGTCCAGCGACTACCTCAAGTGGTTTTCTGACGCTCGACCAACTTTGTTTTCCCGCTTGACATACGCGCAAGCGCCAAAAAGCCTCTGGCATCTTGGCCTTTTTCCCAAAATTGGGCAGCAAACCAGTCAAGTAATTCTTAAAAAGATCCTACAACGACGACCGCTGGAGTATTTCACGGCTCAGGGCAAAACGGTTATATACGTGCATCGCGTGATAACTATGTTTGTAAAATGTTTCAACTTCGTACCTCACTTTCGCAACGAGACAGACGGAGTAAAGAAATCCGACGACTATAAACCGTATCAATTCAATCCGGAGCAGCGTTCAATGGCCGTGGTAGCCGCCATCAACAGTTCTCTCTTCTTTTTTTATTTCACCGCGTTCGGCGACTGCTTTCATTGCGGAAAAGAGTTCGTTGTCAACTTTCCATTCGATCTTGACGATGCAGAATCCTCGATGGGTGAGGAACTTCAAAAATTGAGTGGCGACTTGATGAAGGATTTGAAGAAGAATGCTATCCGAAAGTCGGCTACATCCGCACGAACAGGATCCGTAGAATACGATGAATTCTGGCCGAGTAAATCCAAATTTCATCTTGACCAAATTGATATGGTTCTGGCGCGCCACTATAAGCTTACAGAAACGGAACTGGATTTCATCATCAATTGCGACTTCAAGTTCCGCATGGGTCGAGACGCTTAG
- a CDS encoding NgoFVII family restriction endonuclease: MPRIFDNIEQHLLPALRQTLDVSERADFCVGYFNLRGWKRLHDSIEQFTGAPDGQCCRLLVGMQRLPQDQLREAMSLSGDHHDDIDNQTAAALRKQLAQEFRDQLTIGAPTNEDEEALRRLAAQIRGKKVVVKLFLRHALHAKLYLLFRPDPINPTVGFLGSSNLTMAGLTGQGELNVDVMDHDACSKLAAWFEARWNDRYCIDISDDLVAIIDESWARETPVPPYHIYLKIAYHLSREARAGISEFRIPKDFGNRLFDYQTAAVKIAAHHLHKRGGVVIGDVVGLGKTLMATALARIFEDDYDLETLIICPKNLVPMWEDYKDEYRLRGKVLSISQVKQKLPDLRRYRLLILDESHNLRNREGRRFRIIQEYIRANDSKCILLTATPYNKTYLDLSSQLRLFIEEDRDLGVRPEALLRQIPETEFIRRHQCGVKTLAAFEKSEHPDDWRDLMRLFLVRRTRSFIKENYTQLDPENGRRYLTYENGERAYFPDRKPRTVPFQLDEKSKTDQYAKLYSPKVVGTINNLFLPRYGLGNYEKPTPESPPTQADAHMLQDLSRAGKRLMGFCRTNLFKRLESSGAAFLQSVERHILRNYVFLHAIENDLPLPLGTQSAEMLDSAMTDTDADGVTGDLFADDGTGDNGDSKESEAPVVRSEAAFQRLAADVYDQYAGPYKKRFKWLHSSLFTEDLGKHLRADAVALTDLLNMAGDWDPARDAKLQALIHLLAEEHPNEKVLVFTQFADTVRYLEAQVRNRGIQSVAGVTSDTDDPTGLAWRFSPVSNQKRDRVPPEKELRALIATDILSEGQNLQDCAIVVNFDLPWAIIRLIQRAGRVDRIGQQAENILCYSFLPADGVEKIIHLRSRVKQRLNDNAEVVGTDEAFFEGDDAQQIQDLYHEKAGILDGTDDLEVDLASLAFQIWKNATEKNPELERAVTALPDVVYSTRAHAPTLSRPEGVLVYARTAEDNDALAYVGADGQSITESQYEILTLAACKPDTPALPRDEKHHDLVRDAVEHIAAEEKSVGGQLGRPSGARFRVYERLKRHAEHVKSTLFDIPELHRAIQDIYRFPLRQAAIDTLNRQLRLGVDDQHLAELVITLREEARLCIVEEEAESREPRLICSMGLFPG, encoded by the coding sequence ATGCCACGCATATTTGACAATATCGAGCAACACTTACTTCCGGCATTGAGACAGACACTGGATGTCTCCGAACGCGCCGACTTTTGCGTGGGCTATTTCAATCTGCGCGGGTGGAAGCGGCTCCACGATTCCATTGAACAGTTTACGGGAGCGCCCGACGGACAATGCTGCAGACTTCTCGTTGGCATGCAGCGCCTACCTCAAGATCAGCTTCGCGAGGCGATGAGTCTTTCCGGTGACCACCACGACGACATCGACAACCAGACTGCGGCGGCGCTCAGAAAGCAACTCGCTCAAGAGTTCCGCGACCAACTCACCATCGGCGCACCGACCAATGAGGATGAAGAGGCCTTGCGCCGCCTGGCAGCGCAGATCCGCGGGAAAAAGGTGGTCGTCAAGCTTTTTTTGCGCCATGCCTTGCATGCAAAGCTCTATCTACTGTTCCGACCCGACCCCATCAACCCCACGGTGGGCTTCCTGGGAAGCAGCAATCTCACCATGGCGGGTCTTACCGGGCAGGGCGAGCTCAACGTGGATGTGATGGACCACGACGCCTGCAGCAAACTGGCGGCCTGGTTCGAAGCGCGGTGGAACGACCGCTACTGTATCGATATCTCGGACGATCTCGTGGCGATCATTGACGAGAGTTGGGCGCGCGAAACGCCCGTTCCGCCCTATCACATATACCTCAAGATCGCCTATCACCTCTCTCGCGAAGCCCGCGCGGGCATTTCCGAGTTCCGCATCCCAAAGGATTTCGGGAACCGGCTCTTCGACTATCAGACAGCGGCGGTAAAGATTGCCGCCCACCACCTGCACAAGCGCGGCGGCGTCGTGATCGGCGATGTCGTGGGGCTGGGCAAGACATTAATGGCGACCGCCCTCGCCCGAATTTTCGAAGATGACTACGATCTCGAAACGCTCATTATTTGCCCCAAGAACCTCGTGCCGATGTGGGAGGACTACAAAGATGAATACCGCCTTCGCGGAAAGGTGCTATCCATAAGTCAGGTCAAACAAAAGCTGCCGGATCTCCGCCGCTACCGCCTGTTGATCCTCGACGAAAGCCACAACCTGCGCAACCGCGAGGGAAGGCGTTTTCGCATCATTCAGGAATACATTCGCGCCAACGACAGCAAATGCATTCTGCTCACGGCGACCCCCTACAACAAGACCTACCTCGATCTGTCCAGCCAGCTCAGGCTATTTATCGAGGAGGACCGCGACCTGGGCGTTCGCCCGGAGGCCCTGCTTCGGCAAATCCCCGAGACCGAGTTTATACGCCGCCACCAGTGTGGTGTGAAGACCTTGGCCGCCTTTGAGAAAAGCGAGCACCCCGACGACTGGCGCGATCTGATGCGCCTCTTCCTGGTCCGCCGGACACGAAGCTTTATCAAGGAAAATTATACCCAGCTCGACCCGGAGAACGGCCGCCGCTACCTGACCTACGAAAACGGAGAACGGGCCTATTTCCCGGACCGCAAGCCACGAACCGTTCCTTTTCAGCTTGACGAGAAATCCAAAACCGATCAGTATGCAAAGCTCTATTCACCCAAGGTAGTAGGCACCATCAATAATCTCTTCCTCCCCCGCTACGGGCTGGGCAACTATGAGAAGCCCACGCCCGAATCTCCCCCGACGCAGGCCGATGCGCACATGCTTCAGGATCTGTCCCGCGCGGGAAAACGCCTCATGGGCTTCTGCCGCACCAACCTCTTTAAACGCCTCGAAAGCAGCGGCGCGGCATTCCTACAGTCCGTGGAACGGCACATCCTCCGCAACTACGTGTTCCTCCACGCCATCGAAAACGATCTGCCCCTGCCCCTCGGCACCCAATCCGCCGAGATGCTCGATAGCGCCATGACCGACACGGACGCCGATGGCGTAACCGGAGATCTGTTCGCCGACGACGGTACGGGCGACAACGGGGACAGCAAGGAAAGCGAGGCACCCGTCGTGCGGTCGGAGGCCGCGTTCCAGCGACTCGCTGCGGATGTTTACGACCAATACGCCGGTCCCTACAAGAAGCGATTCAAATGGCTTCATTCCAGCCTTTTCACGGAAGATCTCGGCAAACACCTGCGGGCGGATGCAGTGGCGCTCACCGATTTGCTCAATATGGCCGGTGACTGGGACCCCGCGCGCGACGCAAAGCTTCAGGCACTTATTCACCTTCTGGCTGAAGAACATCCCAATGAGAAGGTGCTCGTTTTCACGCAGTTCGCAGACACCGTGAGGTACTTGGAGGCGCAAGTCAGGAATCGCGGCATCCAGAGCGTGGCCGGTGTCACCTCCGACACGGACGATCCGACCGGCCTCGCGTGGCGTTTCAGTCCGGTCAGCAACCAGAAGCGCGACCGCGTGCCGCCCGAAAAAGAGCTGCGCGCACTCATCGCCACGGATATCCTCAGCGAGGGCCAGAATCTCCAGGACTGCGCCATTGTGGTCAATTTCGACCTCCCCTGGGCCATCATACGGCTTATCCAGCGCGCGGGGCGTGTGGATCGCATCGGCCAGCAGGCGGAGAACATCCTGTGCTATTCGTTCCTCCCCGCCGACGGTGTGGAAAAGATCATTCATCTCCGCTCGCGCGTGAAACAACGCCTGAACGACAACGCGGAAGTCGTGGGCACCGACGAGGCCTTCTTCGAGGGCGACGACGCCCAGCAGATTCAGGACCTCTATCACGAAAAGGCTGGCATACTCGACGGCACGGACGATCTCGAAGTAGACCTGGCCTCGCTGGCCTTCCAGATTTGGAAAAACGCGACGGAGAAGAACCCCGAGTTAGAGCGCGCGGTCACGGCCCTGCCCGACGTGGTCTATTCCACGCGCGCCCACGCGCCCACGCTGTCGCGCCCCGAGGGCGTCCTGGTTTATGCGCGCACGGCGGAGGACAACGACGCCCTCGCCTATGTCGGGGCCGACGGACAGAGTATCACCGAGTCCCAGTATGAAATCCTCACCCTCGCGGCCTGCAAGCCCGACACCCCAGCGCTGCCGCGCGATGAGAAACACCACGATCTGGTCCGGGACGCGGTAGAGCACATCGCGGCGGAAGAGAAGTCCGTGGGCGGGCAGTTGGGCCGCCCCAGCGGCGCCCGTTTTCGCGTTTACGAGCGGCTGAAGCGCCACGCGGAACACGTCAAGAGCACACTCTTCGATATCCCCGAGCTGCACCGCGCCATCCAGGATATCTACCGCTTTCCCCTGCGTCAGGCCGCCATCGACACCCTGAACCGCCAATTGCGCCTGGGGGTGGACGACCAGCATCTCGCCGAACTGGTCATCACGTTGCGCGAGGAAGCCAGGCTGTGCATCGTGGAGGAAGAGGCCGAGAGCCGGGAACCCCGGCTCATCTGCTCCATGGGACTGTTCCCCGGGTAG
- a CDS encoding ADP-ribosylglycohydrolase family protein: protein MEAILARIEQRLAEGAPVYLHCWGGHGRTGTVVGCYLIGRGLATPEDFVEVIAGLRAHVPTSIPSPENRPQREFVRTYARAAAAESDRFIGCLTGLATGDAVGTTLEFKAPGSFTPITDMVGGGPFKLAPGQWTDDTSMALCLAESLIECQGFDPVDQLRRYRRWYKEGHHSPKGYCFDIGNTTRCALEEFGRTGEPWCGPTSPRSAGNGSLMRLAPVPMAFAGQPEAMLQHAADSSRTTHGAVEAVDACRYFAGLLVGALRGETKETLLAPLYCPVEGGWDAAPLAPKIHEVASGSFRSKEPPEIQGSGYVVLALEAALWAFYKTDNFRDGCLLAANLGDDADTTAAIYGQIAGAYYGAEGIPAAWREKLHKRDLIEDYAARLNAMSGE, encoded by the coding sequence ATGGAGGCGATCCTGGCGCGCATCGAGCAGCGCCTGGCCGAAGGGGCGCCGGTGTATCTGCATTGCTGGGGCGGGCACGGGCGCACGGGTACGGTGGTGGGGTGTTACCTCATCGGAAGGGGCCTGGCGACGCCGGAGGACTTCGTGGAGGTGATCGCGGGGCTTCGCGCGCATGTGCCCACGTCGATCCCGTCGCCGGAGAATCGGCCCCAGCGGGAATTCGTGCGGACGTATGCGCGGGCGGCGGCGGCGGAGTCCGATCGGTTCATCGGCTGCCTGACGGGGCTGGCAACGGGCGACGCCGTGGGGACGACGCTCGAGTTCAAGGCGCCGGGGTCCTTCACGCCGATCACGGATATGGTGGGCGGCGGGCCCTTTAAGCTGGCGCCGGGGCAGTGGACCGACGACACGAGCATGGCGCTGTGTCTCGCGGAGAGCCTGATCGAATGCCAGGGGTTTGACCCGGTGGACCAGCTTCGCCGCTACCGGCGCTGGTATAAGGAGGGCCACCACAGCCCGAAGGGGTATTGCTTCGATATTGGCAACACGACGCGTTGCGCGCTGGAGGAATTCGGGCGGACGGGTGAGCCGTGGTGCGGGCCGACATCGCCCCGGTCGGCGGGGAATGGATCGTTGATGCGGCTGGCGCCGGTTCCGATGGCGTTTGCGGGGCAGCCGGAGGCGATGCTGCAACACGCGGCGGACAGCTCGCGGACGACACACGGCGCCGTGGAGGCCGTGGACGCGTGCCGCTATTTCGCCGGGCTGCTGGTGGGGGCGCTGCGCGGCGAGACGAAAGAGACGCTGCTCGCGCCGCTGTATTGTCCGGTGGAGGGCGGCTGGGACGCGGCGCCGCTCGCGCCGAAGATCCACGAGGTGGCGTCGGGGTCGTTCCGGAGCAAGGAGCCGCCCGAGATTCAGGGGAGCGGGTATGTCGTGTTGGCGCTCGAAGCGGCGTTGTGGGCCTTTTACAAGACCGACAACTTCCGGGACGGGTGCCTCCTGGCGGCGAACCTCGGCGACGACGCGGACACGACGGCGGCGATCTACGGGCAGATCGCCGGGGCGTATTACGGGGCCGAGGGGATCCCGGCGGCGTGGCGGGAGAAGCTACACAAGCGAGACCTGATCGAGGATTACGCGGCGCGGCTGAACGCGATGAGCGGCGAATAG
- a CDS encoding DegT/DnrJ/EryC1/StrS family aminotransferase, with amino-acid sequence MNENLHALLEGKPADLFGMLPPNRVGLADRAYLEEVLQAGFRNTIDPANILQRLESAFAARFGVRYAILHNSGTGTMQSCLLGAGVGPGDEVIVPPLTAVSTAIVVVQCGAVPVFVDIDPRTYNLDPADVARKITPHTRAIIPVSLYGLPPDYDGLMALAEKHGLTVIEDNAECYLSTYKGRMVGAIGHAASFSFQASKHMTSGGDGGVVITDDREFARAIRKRGALGYSTLGAAPGDVFVPRDVRQDYAFERHDILGYNYRMSAVQAALALGQLERLDALVAARIFIAQQYERVIREEDCDWLVTPYVPAGSTHTYWTYVCQLDEERAGVDWREFRRIFIENGGDGLYSAWRPVHLEPVFRNLAFYARPDQAPNFDPRYQGAVKSYQAGDCPVCEALQPRLCQFKTSMQTLERVEQQVGALRNTIRRISGR; translated from the coding sequence ATGAACGAGAACCTGCACGCTCTGCTTGAGGGAAAGCCCGCGGATCTTTTCGGCATGCTGCCGCCCAATCGCGTGGGGCTTGCCGACCGCGCCTACCTGGAGGAGGTATTGCAGGCCGGCTTCCGCAACACCATTGACCCGGCGAACATCCTGCAACGGCTGGAATCCGCGTTTGCGGCGCGCTTTGGGGTGCGCTATGCGATTCTCCACAACTCCGGCACGGGGACCATGCAATCGTGCCTGCTGGGGGCCGGGGTTGGGCCGGGCGACGAGGTCATCGTGCCGCCGCTGACCGCCGTGTCGACCGCGATCGTCGTGGTCCAGTGCGGCGCCGTACCGGTGTTCGTGGACATCGACCCGCGCACGTACAACCTCGATCCGGCTGATGTGGCGCGGAAGATTACGCCGCATACACGGGCGATCATCCCCGTCAGCCTCTATGGGCTGCCGCCTGACTATGACGGGCTTATGGCGCTTGCCGAGAAGCACGGCCTCACGGTCATCGAGGACAACGCGGAGTGCTATCTTTCGACCTATAAGGGCCGGATGGTTGGCGCGATTGGGCACGCGGCCAGTTTCAGCTTTCAGGCGTCCAAACACATGACTTCCGGCGGCGATGGCGGTGTGGTTATCACGGATGACCGGGAATTCGCGCGCGCGATCCGGAAGCGGGGGGCGCTGGGCTACAGCACGCTGGGCGCGGCGCCTGGCGATGTGTTTGTGCCGCGCGATGTGCGGCAGGACTACGCCTTCGAGCGGCACGATATCCTGGGTTACAACTACCGCATGTCGGCGGTGCAGGCGGCGCTGGCGCTGGGTCAGCTGGAGCGGCTCGACGCCCTGGTGGCCGCGCGCATTTTCATCGCCCAACAGTATGAGCGGGTGATTCGGGAGGAGGATTGCGACTGGCTGGTCACGCCGTATGTTCCGGCGGGCTCAACGCACACCTACTGGACCTATGTGTGCCAACTCGACGAGGAACGGGCGGGCGTGGACTGGCGTGAATTTCGCCGTATCTTCATCGAAAATGGCGGCGACGGCCTGTATTCCGCCTGGCGCCCGGTCCATTTGGAGCCGGTATTCCGGAACCTGGCGTTTTACGCGCGGCCGGACCAGGCGCCCAACTTCGACCCTCGCTACCAGGGTGCGGTCAAATCCTACCAGGCCGGCGATTGTCCCGTTTGTGAAGCGCTCCAACCTCGGCTGTGCCAGTTCAAGACCAGTATGCAGACCCTGGAGCGGGTGGAGCAGCAGGTAGGCGCGTTGAGGAACACGATACGGCGGATTTCGGGCCGGTAA